One Methylocaldum marinum DNA window includes the following coding sequences:
- a CDS encoding sensor histidine kinase: MKPFSYRYAQVRGWALLGLLLLVLILLGGMIWRNLERFETMRAYVGYAHHIQEVAFKLQDALTGYFTTGPNRRVHAQQLSELSIRLAELARHDYHVAAGTPDKLTEVSRLVVEISRERLPPERQEALLLRALKITSAMLDEETLERERLVEEIGRTTRTEIVMVFGTLATILLFGGLFFRRQILAPLNNLKELLLRLAHEDFTPIETARIDSLLLPVFSSYNDMVKRLAELEEAKRHHAESLEAEVRAATRALLEQQASLSRTERLAAVGELAAGIAHELRNPLAGIQMTCVNLRDEIGDAEQGARVDLVIAELKRMSRLLNELLDNGRHTPAPVGECEVAVLIRELVTLVRYQIQPNIRLEWAASDDLACRLPGCRLRQTLLNLILNAAEAIGDQNGTIAIRACRGENHVLLTVTDDGPGFSEEILENGIRPFATGRPGGTGLGLAMVQRFTRDLGGQLDLANVEPKGARVSLTLPCQWV; this comes from the coding sequence GTGAAACCTTTTTCCTATCGCTATGCCCAAGTTCGGGGTTGGGCGCTGCTCGGCCTTTTATTGCTGGTGCTCATCCTGCTCGGCGGCATGATCTGGCGCAACCTCGAACGGTTCGAAACCATGCGCGCCTACGTCGGTTATGCGCATCACATTCAGGAGGTGGCCTTCAAGTTGCAGGACGCGTTGACGGGTTACTTTACGACCGGTCCAAACCGCCGCGTGCATGCGCAACAGCTTTCCGAGCTTTCGATCCGACTTGCCGAACTGGCGCGGCACGATTATCACGTGGCGGCCGGTACCCCGGACAAACTCACCGAGGTCAGCAGACTGGTCGTCGAAATCAGTCGCGAGCGTCTTCCGCCCGAGCGTCAGGAAGCGCTTTTGCTGCGCGCTTTGAAGATTACCAGCGCCATGTTGGACGAAGAGACCTTGGAGCGGGAAAGATTAGTGGAGGAGATCGGCCGGACGACCCGGACCGAAATCGTCATGGTGTTCGGAACGCTGGCGACCATCCTGCTGTTCGGCGGGCTGTTCTTCCGTCGTCAAATCCTGGCGCCGCTGAATAATCTCAAGGAACTGCTTTTGCGTCTCGCCCATGAAGATTTCACACCGATCGAAACCGCACGGATCGATTCGCTCCTGCTCCCGGTGTTCAGCAGCTATAACGATATGGTGAAGCGGCTGGCCGAACTGGAGGAAGCCAAGCGCCATCATGCGGAATCCCTGGAAGCGGAAGTGCGCGCGGCGACACGGGCCTTGCTGGAGCAGCAGGCCAGTTTGTCCCGGACCGAACGATTGGCGGCGGTAGGCGAACTGGCAGCCGGCATCGCCCATGAATTGCGCAACCCCCTTGCCGGCATCCAGATGACCTGCGTTAATCTTCGAGATGAAATCGGCGACGCCGAACAGGGGGCCAGGGTCGATTTGGTCATTGCCGAGCTGAAACGGATGAGCCGGCTGCTCAACGAACTGCTCGACAACGGGCGGCATACGCCCGCACCGGTCGGCGAATGCGAGGTCGCGGTATTGATACGCGAACTGGTCACGCTGGTTCGTTATCAGATCCAGCCGAATATCAGGCTGGAGTGGGCCGCCTCGGACGATTTGGCCTGCCGTTTGCCGGGATGCCGCCTGAGGCAGACCCTGCTCAATCTGATTCTGAATGCGGCGGAAGCCATCGGCGATCAAAACGGCACGATAGCCATTCGCGCCTGCCGGGGCGAGAATCACGTTCTCCTCACGGTGACCGATGATGGGCCGGGCTTCTCGGAGGAAATTCTGGAAAACGGCATTCGTCCTTTTGCAACCGGGCGGCCCGGCGGTACCGGGCTCGGTCTGGCCATGGTTCAGCGGTTTACGCGCGACCTCGGCGGACAACTGGATCTGGCCAATGTCGAGCCTAAAGGCGCTCGGGTGAGTTTAACCCTTCCTTGTCAATGGGTCTGA
- a CDS encoding sigma-54-dependent transcriptional regulator, whose translation MLNTLLIVEDEALFGSELTRHYRKAGWEVEWAKDLKEARELLLEHDFEPLLILSDMNLPDGNVLDFMESLQGQVVNTEWLLLTGYGSVPDSVRALRLGAYDFLEKPCEMARLDLVVAAAARSVQAQKRLAQQVRQRFRRYSPEAYVGKSRATQRVREMLARLTRVPFSALIIGGETGTGKGLVARILHYGGKRAENPLIELNCAALPRELLESELFGHEAGAFTGALARHRGLFEQAEGGTLFLDEIGEMSPDLQSKLLKAIEDRKIRRLGSEKEISVDVQILAASHRDLEGMVRRGEFRGDLYHRLSVFKLTLPPLREIKEDLEELVELFVAEFNAKAGKHVKVVPEAAWAELRAHDWPGNVRELRNVIERCVLFAEGPQLPAEWLQLRRNDARGMPADDTATADGVFIPLDGSMALDDMDCYIIRTTLERHDGNVTAAARALGATRETLRYRIRKYGLKESS comes from the coding sequence ATGCTGAATACTTTGCTGATCGTCGAAGACGAGGCCTTGTTCGGTTCCGAGCTGACACGCCACTACCGCAAAGCGGGTTGGGAGGTGGAGTGGGCCAAGGATCTCAAGGAAGCGAGAGAATTGTTGCTGGAACACGATTTCGAACCTCTCCTGATCCTGTCCGACATGAATCTGCCGGACGGCAATGTCCTGGATTTCATGGAATCGCTCCAGGGGCAGGTCGTCAATACGGAATGGCTGTTGCTCACCGGGTACGGAAGCGTCCCGGATTCGGTACGGGCCTTGCGCCTGGGGGCGTACGATTTCCTCGAAAAGCCGTGCGAAATGGCGCGGCTGGACCTGGTGGTCGCCGCCGCCGCGCGCAGCGTCCAGGCCCAAAAGCGGCTTGCCCAGCAGGTTCGCCAGCGGTTTCGCCGCTATTCGCCGGAAGCCTATGTCGGCAAGAGCCGGGCGACGCAGCGGGTGCGCGAGATGTTGGCGCGCCTGACCCGAGTGCCGTTCAGCGCCTTGATCATCGGCGGCGAAACCGGCACCGGCAAGGGCCTGGTGGCCCGCATCCTGCATTACGGCGGAAAGCGGGCGGAAAACCCGTTGATCGAACTCAATTGCGCGGCGCTGCCGCGCGAGCTTCTGGAATCCGAATTGTTCGGGCACGAGGCGGGAGCCTTCACCGGCGCCTTGGCGCGGCATCGGGGCTTGTTCGAGCAGGCCGAAGGCGGCACTTTGTTTCTCGACGAGATCGGCGAGATGTCCCCGGATCTCCAGTCCAAGCTTCTCAAGGCCATCGAGGACCGGAAGATTCGGCGGCTGGGCTCGGAAAAGGAAATCTCGGTCGACGTGCAGATTCTGGCGGCCAGCCACCGGGATCTGGAGGGCATGGTCAGACGCGGCGAGTTTCGCGGGGATCTTTATCATCGCCTGAGCGTGTTCAAGCTCACGCTGCCGCCCCTGAGAGAAATCAAGGAGGATCTGGAAGAGCTGGTTGAGCTTTTCGTGGCCGAGTTCAACGCGAAGGCCGGCAAGCACGTCAAGGTGGTTCCGGAAGCCGCCTGGGCGGAACTGCGGGCGCACGACTGGCCCGGCAACGTGCGGGAATTGCGTAATGTCATCGAGCGCTGCGTGCTGTTCGCCGAGGGTCCGCAGTTGCCTGCCGAATGGCTGCAGTTGCGCCGCAACGACGCCAGAGGGATGCCCGCGGACGATACGGCGACGGCGGACGGAGTGTTCATTCCGCTGGACGGGAGCATGGCGCTGGACGACATGGACTGTTACATCATTCGAACCACTCTGGAGCGCCACGACGGCAACGTCACCGCCGCCGCCCGCGCCCTCGGCGCGACCCGTGAAACGCTGCGCTACCGGATACGGAAATACGGACTGAAAGAATCGAGCTGA
- a CDS encoding HMA2 domain-containing protein — MSSRKTHRAWMASATAGRVRLKSLHTRHNPALLERIKSALEAKPEVSRVHVNPTAGSFTVHYDSSRCDKAGILKSLQDLDVIVEGVTHAPSVASPETTLTVNEAIDDLNRRLSRWFGLSVDLRTVLPLTFVGAGLWSIVRNGLMLEKVPGWLLLWLGFDLFVKTRPHDVAQRKPSAHSA, encoded by the coding sequence ATGAGCTCACGCAAGACGCATCGGGCGTGGATGGCCAGCGCCACGGCCGGACGGGTACGGCTGAAATCCCTTCACACCCGCCATAATCCCGCGCTCCTCGAGCGGATAAAGAGCGCATTGGAAGCGAAGCCGGAAGTTTCCCGCGTGCACGTGAACCCGACCGCGGGAAGCTTCACGGTGCATTACGATTCCAGCCGCTGCGACAAGGCCGGAATCCTCAAATCGCTTCAAGATCTCGACGTCATCGTAGAAGGCGTGACGCACGCGCCTTCGGTCGCTTCGCCCGAGACGACATTAACGGTGAATGAGGCGATCGATGATCTCAATCGCCGCCTGAGCCGCTGGTTCGGTCTTTCGGTTGATCTTCGGACCGTATTGCCGCTGACCTTCGTCGGAGCTGGGCTCTGGTCTATAGTCCGGAATGGACTCATGCTCGAAAAGGTGCCGGGCTGGCTTTTGCTCTGGCTGGGCTTCGACCTGTTCGTCAAAACCCGGCCGCACGACGTGGCGCAGCGGAAACCGTCGGCTCATTCTGCCTAG
- a CDS encoding SulP family inorganic anion transporter produces the protein MPSNQALRRMPRTGLQGLLDHWRSDLVSGFLVFLIALPLCLGIAMASGFPPMAGIISAVIGGVLVSRINGSYVTINGPAAGLIVVILSAVQSLGQGDAMAGYRYTLAAIVVASVLQILMGVFKAGKLNAYFPASVVHGMLAAIGIIIMAKQIHVMLGVKPEGGEILSAIAEIPRSVMNANPEIALIGLLGLVILMIWSWVKHPYLKMIPAPLIVVVVGMTLGQVFDLDHKHVYLFLPQEEFLPRHEYTVGPKFLVSLPENVLASFYFPDFSKIATIEFWGAAVSICLVGSLESLLSAAAVDKLDPYKRHSDLNRDLTAMGVGNLLSSAVGGLPMIAEIVRSSANIHNGAKTAWANFFHGAFLGVFVLFFPRLIHEIPLASLAALLVYTGFRLASPREFAKAMGIGKEQLALFCITILAVLATDLLVGVFIGIVAKLAIHILRGVNVRNLFKINYTLTQTSPGVHHVRIDGSAIFSNFIGLKSELSTLPEGQTVIFDLSNAYLIDHTVMAFIDHFRHDYQDRGGRCEIRGLENHRPYSNHPLAARRRKTAEGKRATQRFGLETVKHG, from the coding sequence ATGCCTTCGAACCAAGCTTTGCGCAGGATGCCACGGACCGGTTTGCAGGGACTCTTGGATCATTGGCGGTCGGACCTCGTCTCCGGCTTTCTGGTGTTTCTGATCGCTCTGCCGCTGTGTCTCGGCATCGCCATGGCCTCGGGTTTTCCGCCCATGGCCGGGATCATCAGTGCCGTGATCGGCGGCGTGCTGGTTTCCCGAATCAACGGTTCCTACGTCACCATCAACGGCCCCGCCGCGGGACTCATCGTGGTGATCCTCTCGGCGGTGCAGTCCCTGGGGCAGGGGGACGCCATGGCGGGTTACCGCTATACCCTGGCCGCCATCGTGGTGGCGAGCGTGCTGCAGATCCTGATGGGCGTCTTCAAAGCCGGCAAGCTCAACGCCTATTTCCCGGCTTCGGTGGTGCACGGCATGCTGGCCGCCATCGGCATCATCATCATGGCCAAGCAAATCCATGTGATGCTCGGGGTGAAGCCGGAAGGCGGCGAAATTCTCTCCGCCATCGCCGAGATTCCGCGCAGCGTGATGAACGCCAATCCGGAAATCGCCCTGATCGGCTTGCTCGGCCTGGTCATTCTGATGATCTGGTCCTGGGTCAAGCATCCTTATCTCAAGATGATCCCCGCCCCCTTGATCGTGGTCGTGGTCGGCATGACCCTGGGCCAGGTTTTCGATCTGGATCACAAGCACGTCTACCTGTTTCTGCCGCAGGAGGAATTCCTGCCGCGCCACGAATACACGGTGGGGCCGAAATTCCTGGTGTCGCTTCCGGAAAACGTGCTGGCAAGCTTCTATTTTCCGGATTTCTCCAAAATCGCGACGATTGAGTTCTGGGGGGCGGCGGTATCGATCTGCCTGGTCGGGAGTCTCGAATCGCTGCTGAGCGCCGCGGCGGTGGACAAGCTCGATCCTTACAAGCGCCATTCGGATCTGAACCGCGATCTCACTGCGATGGGGGTGGGGAATCTTCTGTCGAGCGCCGTCGGGGGGCTTCCGATGATCGCCGAGATCGTCCGTTCCTCGGCCAACATCCATAACGGCGCCAAGACCGCCTGGGCCAATTTCTTTCACGGTGCGTTCCTGGGGGTGTTCGTGCTGTTCTTCCCCAGGCTCATTCACGAAATCCCGCTGGCCTCGCTGGCGGCGTTGCTGGTTTACACGGGGTTCCGCCTGGCCTCGCCCAGGGAATTCGCCAAGGCCATGGGTATCGGCAAAGAGCAGCTGGCGCTGTTCTGCATCACGATTTTGGCGGTCCTCGCCACCGATCTGCTGGTGGGCGTATTCATCGGCATCGTGGCCAAGCTGGCGATTCACATTCTTCGCGGCGTGAACGTCAGGAACCTGTTCAAGATCAACTACACGCTCACGCAAACCTCGCCCGGCGTTCATCACGTCCGCATCGACGGATCGGCGATTTTCTCCAATTTCATCGGGCTGAAAAGCGAGCTGTCGACCTTGCCCGAGGGCCAAACGGTGATTTTCGACTTGTCGAACGCCTATCTCATCGACCACACGGTCATGGCGTTCATCGACCATTTTCGCCACGACTATCAAGACCGGGGCGGCCGCTGCGAGATTCGCGGCTTGGAAAACCACCGGCCCTATTCGAATCATCCGCTCGCTGCGCGCCGGCGGAAAACGGCCGAAGGGAAGCGTGCGACTCAACGGTTTGGTCTCGAGACTGTCAAGCACGGCTGA
- a CDS encoding PhoX family protein produces the protein MKAFAVAASSVLTLLTLAGSADAAPTLKSIEFIGMPAPVTAEEKTDVYTKARLKLIYRNGQSRIYDLSYHELMGTTDSITGHIVGGLSDDHDHPLTDAYGQIASDSPDGNSLMVIPGMKAADPVHNETLALVTQYEYKELPPAGQTGRFWSKLPATASLARLDQDKFTGALKVADYRSISFGNVNGLWIACAASISPWNTHLGSEEYEPDAKVRGGGSKAEDSDDTTDIDSFSRYYFGDPARANPYHYGLVPEVKIDANGTASAAKHYVLGRFSRELAEIMPDRRTAYMGDDGINTGLFMFVADRPGDLSSGTLYAAKWKQTAASDGGAAKLSWIRLGSASDAEIRAMVDEGIKFNDIFDASNTEPNEHGYKKVVTYTGTEWLRLKPHMEKAAAFLETRRYAAYLGATTEFSKMEGVTHDPVDRKAFVAISRIEKGMADDTGDIRLPQNDGGAVYELKLMDGHRAGIDSRFVASTMKSVPALLGGWLGKNGNGEDRKDAEGNRCEQDKVCGPDNLKFSRVSRTLFIGEDTSRRNNNYVWAYNLDSRRLARILSVPVGAEAAGLQVVENAHGFSYIMSNFQHPGEDVNKSYKAPDRDLVITKLNEKWHHLQRAVVGYIGTREGALPAWK, from the coding sequence ATGAAAGCTTTTGCAGTAGCCGCTTCGTCGGTACTCACGTTGTTGACTCTTGCCGGCTCGGCCGATGCCGCCCCTACCCTCAAATCGATCGAGTTCATCGGAATGCCTGCCCCCGTCACGGCCGAGGAAAAAACCGATGTCTACACCAAAGCCCGCCTGAAATTGATTTACCGCAACGGTCAAAGCCGAATCTACGATCTGAGCTATCACGAACTGATGGGCACTACCGATTCAATAACCGGGCATATCGTAGGCGGCTTGAGCGATGACCATGACCACCCGCTGACCGACGCTTACGGTCAAATCGCCTCCGATTCTCCGGACGGCAACTCCCTGATGGTGATACCGGGTATGAAAGCGGCCGATCCGGTTCATAACGAGACCCTCGCCCTGGTCACCCAGTACGAATACAAGGAACTGCCGCCCGCCGGGCAGACCGGACGCTTCTGGAGCAAGCTTCCCGCCACCGCGAGCCTGGCCAGGCTCGACCAGGACAAATTCACCGGCGCCCTAAAAGTCGCGGACTATCGGAGCATCAGTTTCGGCAATGTGAACGGCCTTTGGATCGCCTGTGCCGCGTCGATTTCACCCTGGAACACCCATCTCGGCAGTGAAGAATACGAACCGGACGCCAAAGTCCGGGGCGGCGGCAGCAAAGCAGAGGACAGCGACGACACCACCGATATCGATAGCTTCAGCCGGTATTATTTCGGCGATCCCGCCCGGGCCAATCCCTACCACTACGGTTTGGTGCCCGAGGTGAAAATCGACGCCAACGGGACCGCATCGGCGGCCAAGCACTACGTGCTCGGCCGGTTTTCCCGCGAACTGGCCGAAATCATGCCTGATCGCCGGACCGCATACATGGGCGACGACGGGATCAATACCGGGCTGTTCATGTTCGTCGCCGACCGGCCCGGCGATCTGTCCTCGGGGACGCTTTACGCGGCCAAATGGAAGCAGACCGCGGCATCGGACGGTGGCGCGGCGAAGCTGAGCTGGATCCGGCTGGGTTCCGCCTCCGATGCCGAAATCAGGGCCATGGTGGATGAAGGCATCAAGTTCAACGACATCTTCGACGCCAGCAACACCGAACCCAACGAACACGGCTACAAGAAAGTCGTCACCTACACCGGCACCGAATGGCTGCGGCTCAAGCCCCACATGGAGAAAGCCGCGGCTTTTCTGGAGACCCGCAGGTATGCCGCCTATCTGGGAGCCACCACGGAATTCTCCAAAATGGAAGGCGTTACCCACGATCCGGTGGATCGCAAGGCCTTCGTCGCCATCTCCCGCATCGAGAAGGGCATGGCTGACGACACCGGCGATATTCGCCTGCCTCAAAACGACGGCGGGGCGGTTTACGAGCTGAAACTGATGGACGGCCACCGAGCCGGTATCGACAGCCGCTTTGTAGCATCCACCATGAAATCCGTACCTGCGCTTCTGGGCGGATGGCTGGGCAAGAACGGCAACGGCGAAGACAGAAAGGACGCTGAAGGCAACCGCTGCGAACAGGACAAGGTTTGCGGGCCGGACAATCTCAAGTTCTCACGGGTGAGCCGCACGCTCTTCATCGGCGAGGACACCAGCCGCCGCAACAATAACTACGTCTGGGCCTACAACCTCGACAGCCGCCGCTTGGCGCGCATCCTGTCAGTGCCGGTCGGGGCTGAAGCAGCCGGCCTGCAAGTTGTGGAGAATGCCCACGGCTTTTCTTACATCATGAGCAATTTCCAGCATCCCGGCGAGGACGTGAATAAAAGCTACAAGGCGCCCGACAGAGACCTGGTGATCACGAAACTGAACGAAAAATGGCACCACCTGCAACGCGCCGTGGTCGGTTACATCGGTACGCGCGAAGGCGCATTGCCGGCCTGGAAATAA
- a CDS encoding VPLPA-CTERM sorting domain-containing protein, giving the protein MKTLIGVMTGTLVFCSSISAQAALLEGQSVYFQFADEDLEYFGTPTVEGDSLAFDFSGISAASSSASQREVLEFQVLAKAGYQVDKFHLSEGGDYSLAGKNSSVSVNSRLRLDDFTNDELFRESTEKSFRLGGTGGEKEGSWNALFELAVANSEELDVLLTTMLWAMPAGTGGDARIDLNSIRVSISAILTGGEPAPVPLPAAVWLLGAGLVGLTGVAARNRRGAFLHA; this is encoded by the coding sequence ATGAAGACGCTAATCGGTGTAATGACAGGCACTCTCGTCTTTTGCAGCAGTATTTCGGCGCAAGCCGCTCTGTTGGAAGGGCAGTCGGTCTATTTCCAATTCGCTGACGAGGATCTCGAGTACTTCGGGACGCCAACCGTCGAGGGCGATAGCCTGGCTTTTGATTTTTCCGGTATCTCTGCCGCTTCGTCCTCCGCGAGTCAAAGAGAAGTTCTGGAATTTCAGGTTCTCGCCAAAGCCGGCTACCAGGTCGACAAATTCCACCTGAGCGAGGGCGGCGACTACTCGCTGGCGGGAAAGAACAGCAGCGTTTCGGTCAACAGCCGGCTGAGGCTGGACGATTTTACCAACGACGAGCTGTTCCGCGAGTCCACTGAAAAATCGTTCCGGCTCGGCGGCACCGGCGGGGAAAAGGAGGGAAGCTGGAATGCGCTTTTCGAGCTGGCCGTCGCCAACAGCGAAGAACTCGATGTCCTGTTGACAACCATGCTGTGGGCTATGCCGGCGGGCACCGGCGGTGATGCCAGGATTGATCTGAACTCGATCCGCGTGAGCATTAGCGCGATTCTGACCGGCGGCGAACCGGCTCCGGTACCGCTGCCCGCGGCCGTATGGCTGCTGGGTGCCGGGCTGGTCGGCTTGACCGGCGTGGCTGCCCGGAATCGCCGCGGCGCCTTCCTGCACGCTTGA
- the nadD gene encoding nicotinate-nucleotide adenylyltransferase, with the protein MIGIYGGTFDPIHYGHLRTALEVKEGAGMDEIRFVPCRLPPHRAEPEADPALRLKMLELALHDAEPGFSIDTRELDRQGPSYMVETLASFRTEIGNRPLCLIAGLDAVNGFPRWHRWRELFELAHIVVMRRPGTAPDFTGDLAQYVAERSAEHAAALSLRPHGSIHFVDVTQLDISATRIRETVRSGKSARYLIPEPVLRFIESKRLYR; encoded by the coding sequence ATGATCGGCATCTACGGCGGAACCTTCGATCCCATCCACTACGGCCATCTGCGGACGGCACTGGAAGTCAAGGAAGGGGCCGGAATGGATGAGATCCGCTTTGTACCCTGCCGTTTGCCGCCCCATCGTGCCGAACCTGAAGCCGACCCCGCGCTTCGCCTCAAGATGCTGGAGCTGGCCCTGCATGATGCCGAGCCCGGGTTTAGCATCGACACCCGGGAGCTGGACCGGCAGGGGCCATCCTACATGGTGGAAACACTCGCATCCTTTCGAACGGAGATCGGAAACCGACCCTTGTGCCTGATCGCGGGACTCGACGCCGTCAACGGCTTTCCCCGCTGGCACCGCTGGCGGGAATTATTCGAACTCGCCCACATCGTCGTCATGCGGCGGCCGGGTACGGCACCGGACTTCACGGGAGACTTGGCGCAATATGTAGCGGAGCGTAGCGCCGAGCATGCGGCTGCATTGAGCCTTCGACCGCATGGATCGATCCACTTCGTGGACGTCACCCAGCTCGATATTTCCGCGACCCGCATTCGGGAAACCGTGAGATCGGGCAAAAGCGCCCGCTATTTGATTCCGGAGCCGGTTCTGCGCTTTATCGAAAGCAAACGGCTTTACCGATAA
- a CDS encoding glutamate-5-semialdehyde dehydrogenase → MQNDIQIYMLTVGERAREASRAMSRAETGAKNGALLGIADALQDKTQALLADNRKDLEAGRQRGLDSAMLDRLELTEKGIAAMAQGLREVAALPDPVGEITDLSYRPSGIQVGRMRVPLGVIGIIYESRPNVTADAAALCLKSGNACILRGGSEAIHSNKAIADCIREGLEQGGLPRDAVQLIETTDRAAVGELIRMERHVDVIVPRGGKSLIERISEESRIPVIKHLDGICHVYIDDRCDFDKAIQVALNAKTQRYGVCNAMETLLIAAPVAPILLPDLAHLYREKGVELRGCPRTLRILPDCIPATEEDWGTEYLAPILSIRVVEGLDEALDHINRHGSQHTDAIVTEDYTRARRFLREVDSSSVMVNASTRFADGYEYGLGAEIGISTNKLHARGPVGLEGLTTRKFIVLGDGHIRT, encoded by the coding sequence ATGCAAAATGACATCCAGATTTACATGCTCACGGTAGGCGAGCGGGCTCGCGAAGCCTCCCGTGCCATGAGCCGCGCGGAAACCGGCGCAAAGAACGGCGCCCTCCTGGGCATCGCCGACGCCCTGCAAGACAAGACGCAAGCCTTGTTGGCGGACAACCGGAAGGATCTCGAGGCCGGCCGGCAACGAGGACTCGACAGCGCGATGCTGGACCGGCTGGAACTCACCGAGAAAGGCATCGCCGCCATGGCTCAAGGACTTCGCGAAGTCGCCGCGCTTCCCGATCCGGTGGGCGAAATCACCGACCTCAGCTATCGGCCGTCCGGCATCCAGGTGGGCCGGATGCGAGTGCCTTTGGGCGTCATCGGGATCATCTACGAATCCCGCCCCAACGTGACCGCCGACGCGGCGGCGCTATGCCTCAAATCCGGCAACGCCTGCATCCTGCGCGGCGGTTCCGAAGCGATACATTCCAATAAGGCCATCGCCGACTGCATACGCGAGGGTCTGGAACAGGGCGGACTGCCGCGCGATGCCGTGCAGCTCATCGAAACCACCGACCGCGCGGCGGTCGGCGAACTGATCCGCATGGAACGCCATGTCGACGTGATCGTGCCGCGCGGCGGCAAAAGCCTGATTGAGCGCATCAGCGAAGAATCCCGGATTCCGGTGATCAAACACCTGGACGGCATCTGCCACGTCTACATCGACGACCGCTGCGATTTCGACAAGGCCATTCAAGTCGCCCTGAACGCCAAAACCCAGCGCTACGGTGTCTGTAACGCCATGGAAACCTTGCTGATTGCCGCTCCCGTCGCGCCCATTCTGCTGCCGGATCTGGCGCATCTCTATCGGGAAAAAGGCGTGGAACTCCGCGGCTGCCCGAGAACCCTTCGGATCCTGCCGGACTGCATTCCGGCGACCGAGGAAGATTGGGGCACCGAATATCTCGCGCCGATCCTGTCCATCCGCGTGGTCGAGGGGCTCGACGAGGCGCTGGACCACATCAACCGGCACGGTTCGCAGCACACCGATGCGATCGTGACCGAGGATTACACCCGCGCCCGCCGTTTCCTCCGGGAGGTGGATTCCAGCTCGGTGATGGTCAACGCATCCACCCGGTTCGCCGACGGTTATGAATACGGCCTGGGAGCCGAGATCGGCATCAGCACCAATAAACTGCACGCCCGCGGCCCGGTGGGACTGGAAGGACTGACCACCCGGAAATTCATCGTCCTGGGCGATGGACATATCCGCACTTGA
- the holA gene encoding DNA polymerase III subunit delta, protein MKLSAEQLGGQLKKRLASVYFLSGDEPLQLAEAADAVRLAARNAGYGSREVFYADTGFDWSLLQEAADSFSLFGEKRILDLRLPAKPDKTAGAALVRYAERPAEDAVLIVSSPKIAGAEQKSRWYQAIDRIGIVVQVWPLEGEQLLRWLDRRLNARGLLADRSGIRILAARIEGNLLAAAQEIEKLRILYGEGKIDDDQIVKAVADSARYDVFDLAEETLRGHTAKACRVLAGLKAEGIAPAVALWALTRDIRLIGNIMALLAQGTPTESALAKCQVWDKRKPTVLQALQRLNRDGVQRSLLLSAKADRVIKGMETGEPWEALLSVCISLAAPPGARVMASVG, encoded by the coding sequence GTGAAACTCTCCGCCGAACAACTGGGAGGACAACTCAAGAAGCGCCTGGCTTCGGTTTATTTCCTGAGCGGGGACGAGCCGCTGCAACTCGCGGAAGCGGCCGACGCGGTACGGCTGGCGGCCCGAAACGCCGGCTACGGCAGCCGCGAAGTGTTCTACGCCGACACCGGTTTCGACTGGAGCCTGTTACAGGAAGCCGCCGATTCGTTTTCTCTGTTCGGGGAAAAACGCATTTTGGACCTGCGCCTCCCGGCGAAGCCGGACAAAACAGCGGGCGCGGCCCTGGTACGTTATGCCGAGCGGCCCGCGGAAGACGCCGTCCTCATCGTCAGCAGCCCAAAGATCGCGGGTGCCGAACAGAAAAGCCGATGGTACCAGGCCATTGACCGGATCGGGATCGTGGTCCAGGTCTGGCCCCTGGAGGGCGAGCAATTGCTGCGCTGGCTGGACCGCCGCCTGAATGCGAGGGGATTGTTGGCCGACCGCTCGGGCATACGCATTCTGGCCGCCCGCATCGAGGGCAACTTGCTGGCGGCCGCCCAGGAAATCGAAAAGCTGCGCATCTTGTACGGCGAGGGCAAGATCGACGACGACCAGATCGTCAAGGCCGTTGCCGACAGCGCGCGCTACGACGTGTTCGACCTTGCCGAAGAAACCCTGCGCGGCCATACCGCGAAAGCCTGCCGCGTACTCGCAGGGCTCAAGGCGGAAGGCATAGCGCCGGCGGTCGCGCTCTGGGCACTGACCCGGGACATTCGCCTGATCGGCAATATCATGGCGCTGCTCGCCCAAGGCACCCCGACCGAATCGGCGCTGGCCAAATGCCAGGTCTGGGACAAGCGCAAACCGACCGTGCTCCAGGCGCTGCAACGCCTGAACCGCGACGGCGTCCAACGGTCTCTACTGCTCAGCGCAAAGGCGGATAGAGTGATTAAAGGCATGGAAACGGGCGAACCGTGGGAGGCGCTTTTGTCGGTCTGCATCAGCCTCGCCGCGCCCCCGGGAGCTCGAGTCATGGCGAGCGTCGGCTGA